DNA from Arthrobacter sp. PvP023:
GAAGTCCCTTCGCGAGGGCCACGCATCCATGGTTGACGGGTTCTGTACGTTCTACAACGACGAACTGTGGATGGAGGGAATCCATATCCCCGAGTACAACCAGGGGAGCTGGACGAACCACTCCGCCCGCCGGCGGCGCAAGCTGCTCCTGCACCGTGAGGAACTGACCAAGATCTCTCACAAGATCCGCGAATCCGGCTTCACCATCGTTCCGCTCCAGCTGTATTTCCTGGACGGCAAGGCGAAAGTGGAGATCGGCGTCGCCCGCGGTAAGAAGGAATACGACAAGCGGCAGACCCTCCGCGAACAGCAGGACAAGCGCGAAGCGTTGCGCGTCATGCGCGAAAGGAACCGCGGCTGAACCTGCCGCGGGCTGCCTGCCGGATGCCGGGAATGAATCCGGGCCGCAGTGCGTTATGATTGGTAGTCCGGGAAGGAACGGCGCGGAATCCGCAAAGATTCGGCAACGAGCCTCACCGGTTTGGTAACAAAATACGGGGATGATCGGTTTCGACGATGTTAGTCGCGACAGGTGAAGCGGGCCGAGGATGCAGAATTATCTCGTAAACGCTGTCTGCAAAACAATAAGTGCCAAACAAACGCGCACTGACTTCGCTCTCGCTGCCTAAGCAGTAAGACAGTCCGTCAGCCCGGGATTGCTATCGTCCCGGATCCTGGCGTCATTAAGATAGCCACTGCTGTTTACCTTCGTCATTGGGGTGAACGGGACTCTTAGATGACTGGGCCCGGATCAGCTACTTGTTTGCAGGATAGCTGGGGCCGAGAAAATCCGACGCAAACTGCGCCCGGAGAAGCCCTGACAACACGACATCGGACGGGGGTTCAATTCCCCCCATCTCCACCATCGGGACGGCGGCAACGCAGTTCCACCCCGTGCAAAAGGCCGGAAGCGAAAGCTTCCGGCCTTTTGTTTTCTGCACCGTTCCTGCATTCTCCAGCGGCCGTCCGTGGCCTCGGGGTCAGCGCTTCTTGATGTGCGCCACGGGGTCCACGTGGGTGTCCAGATCATGCTTGGACTTCTTTTCGGCCCTCTTTTGCTTGATGGTCTTGTCCGATTTCTTGGTGACCTGCCGGTGCGGCGATTTGTCAGGCATGTCGCCCTCCCTTACCTCGGGGCCTTGAATAAGCCCCGTGCTTGTAAGGTACGCCTGTTTTGCCACGAATGTAACTGGCCTACGAAACAGGCACTTCAACGTCAACTATGCCGACGAACCGGCTGCCGATTCCCTCGTACTCGCTGCGCACCAGCCCCGGAAGTACCGGCGGAAGGTCGCCCGGTGCGTGATGGACGCAGCAGACGTACGTGAACGGTGGCCACCACTTCTTCGGCCGCGCGGCCTCCGAGAAACCGCACACAGCACAGGTCAGCTGGACCCAGACTGGCCTCTTGCCGGTCCGGTTGGCCCTTGACTGGATGAGCCAGGCCGGAGGATTGTCCAGGAGCTCGGACAGTTCGGCCTCAGACAGCCGGGCGGGAATACCGTGACGGTGCGCCATTTCCAGGGGAATATCGAGGATCTGAGCTGCTTCACGTCGCGTAACCATTCGTTTAACGATACGGGACGCCGGGCCGCCTCAGATTCACGACGGCGGGCGTCCGGCCTCCACCGACGGTCAGCCACGCGCTGTCAGCCGGCGAGGGCGATCCCCACGGCTGCTGCGGAGAGCCCGGCCACGAGATTGACGGCAACGTTCAGGGCCGCAGCGAGGTACCGCACCTCACTGACAAGCCGGATGGTGGCCGTGGTCCAGGAACTGAACGTGGTCAGCCCGCCGGCCAGTCCGGTGGCGATCGCCGCATGCCATTCCTCGCCGAGCCCCAGCCGGCCGGTAACGCCCACGGACAGGCCGATGACCAGCGAACCGACGACGTTGACCACCAGGGTTGCCCAGGGCCAGTGCCGGCGGGTCCCGGCACGGTGCGCGAACCAGGTGTCGATGGCAAACCTGAGCAGTCCCCCCGCAACCCCGAAGATGCCCACCAAAAGCGCCGTCATGAGGCTCCACCCGTCCGGTCGCTCAAGGCCTTGCCGGCTTTCCAGCCTGCAGCGGCCGCAGCAAGCCCCAGCACCAGGGAAAGTGCCAGATAGATCAGCCAGGTCACGTGCTGTCCGGACCGTGCCTGCTGGTCAACGGAGAAGACCACGGCCGAGAAGGTGGTGAAGGATCCCAGCAGCCCCGGACCAATCCCGGCCCTGAGCCAGAATGCGGTCCTGGGGCGTGCGATCCACAGGGTGGTGAGGGAGGCGAGGACAAAGCTTCCGCACACATTGATGACCAACGTGGTCCAGGGAATCGCGCCGGCAGCGTCCGGAAAGAGCAAGCCCAGGCCGTAGCGGAGCTCTGTGCCCGCCAGCGCCCCGGCAGCCACCGCCGCCCACGCCCGCCAGTCCGGGTTACTGGCGGCACTCATTCAGGCGGCGCCCCTTCAGCCATCCGCCAGCCGGCATCCGGCGTGCCGGGATTCGCTGTAGACCCACAGCGCTGACGACACTTCGTCGGCGAGGTCGAATTCGCGGTCTGCGCCCGCGGAACCGATCCTGACCACGAGGGCGCCGCCAAACGGTTTCCGGCCCAGTACTTCGATGTCGGCGTCCAGGTCGATTTCCTGCGCGGAAAGGTAGCGCAGGAGTTCGGGATTGTCGTCGCTGATCCGGGTGATGCGGCCTTTATGGCCCTCGTCGAGTTCGCTCATCCGGTGCGCGTTCGGCATGTGGACCGTACCGTCGGCCGCCGGGATGGGATCACCGTGCGGGTCCCGCAGGGGGTTGCCGAGCTTTCCGGCCATCCGTTCGATGAATGTGTCAGACACCGCGTGCTCCAGAAGCTCGGCTTCATCGTGGACTTCGTCCCAGCTGTACCCGAGTTCCTGCACGAGGTAGGTCTCAATGAGGCGGTGGCGCCGCACCATGGAGAGCGCGAGCCGGACTCCGTCGGACGTGAGCGTAATGGCGCTGTAGGGCTTGTGGTCAACGAGGCCCTGGTCCTTGAGTTTGCGGACCATTTCCGAGACCGAGGAGTTGGCGACGCCGAGCCGCAGTGCCAGCTGCGAGGATGTGATGGGTTTGTCCTGCCACTCCGTAAAGGAGTAGATGACCTTGACGTAGTCCTCGATCGAGGAGGAGGGTGCGCCGGTCTTCACGAGTCCAAGCCTACCGCTTTGGCTACGGGACTCATGCCTTGAACGCCCGCCAGGTCTGGGTCAGGTAGGGGAGTCCGATAACGTCTCCGGCGGAGTGTGCCAGGTGCTCGTGGAGGTACCAGTCCAAGTTGGCGCGGACTTTGGCCCGGATGCTTTCTCCGGCGGCGAGGTAGTAGCTGCGGGACTTTGCCAGTTCAACGATGTCCTCAGTGGTCACGGGATCTTCCCAGCGCGTCAGGTGGCTCTCAAGACCGGCAAACTCCGGGCCGATCGCGGGGCGGAAGTCCGGTTTGTGCACATCGCCTGCATGCATGATCCGGGAGAGCCGGTGGACCCACGGGACCGACGTATCCAGCTGGTTCCAGATCAGCCCCAGCACGCCCCCCGGACGGAGAATGCGGGACAGTTCGGTGCTGGCCAAACGGGGATCGCACCAGTGCCATGCCTGGGCAACGGTCACGACGTCGAACGCGGCGTCCGGGAGTCCGGTGGACTCCGCTGTGCCCTCCGTCGCAGGAACCCCCGGAAGGGCCAGCCGGAGTTGGGCGAGCATATCCGGTGAGGGATCCACTGCGGTGACATTCAGGCCGCGCTGCACCAGCAAAGCGGTGTACTTTCCCGTCCCGGCGCCGATGTCAGCGGCGCCGGACGCGCCGCCTATCCCGCCGACGCTTCGGAGCAGCCAGTCCACGGAATCGGCGGGATAGCCGGGACGGACCCGGTCATAGTGTTCGCCGCCGTCCTGGAAACTCCGGCCGAGCTCGTACCGGCGCTGGTGGTGCAGTTTGGGGCCTCCCCGTGCCACGTGCAGTCTCCTTCGGGCAGGCTGGAATTCTTACCCCTCGAATTTACCGCACACGCCGCACCCTCAGTCTTCGGTGCAGGGTGCCGCGCCGGCAGTGCCGGGGGTGTTGGGTGCCCAGTCCGGATAACTGCGCGTGTCGTTGGCCGGCACCCAGCGGCCCGAGTCCACCACGTAGTCCCAGCCGAGGCCGGTCCGGCGGAGTTCCTCGACCCCGGCGAGCAGGCGCTGGGCGTCCTCCAGCCGGGAGCCGACGCCGAAGCTTGCCCGCAGCGAGCCTGACGGCAGTCCCAGCCGCTTCAGCAGCGGGTGGGCGCAAAAGCGGCCGTCGCGCAGGCCTACGCCGTGCTCCGCGGAGAGATAGGCGGCCACAAGGCCGGCGTCGTAGCCGGCGACGGAGAAGTTGACCACACCGATGGTGTCCGTGGCCTGGTCGGTGTCGCTGAAGATCTGGTGGACAGTGACGCCGTCGATCTTCCGCAGTCCCTCGACGAGGAAGGACCGGATGGCCGTCTCATGGGCGTGCCACAGGTCCTGGTCCAGGGCGCCGATGACCTGGGTGGCCCGGGCCAGGGTGGCGGCCCCAAGGACGTTCGGTGAGCCGCCTTCATGCCGTGCCGGCCCTGTAGTCCAGCTGACGGAGTCCAGCCGGGCCTCACGCACGGCTCCGCCGCCTGCGAGGTGGGGCGTCCCGGCGTCGAGCCAGTCCGGCCGGCCCACGAGGACGCCGCTGCCAAACGGCGCGTACAGCTTGTGGCCTGAGAAGGCGAGGTAGTCGACGTCGTCCGCGGCGATGTCGATGCGGCGGTGCGGGGCCAGCTGCGCCGCGTCCACAACGATCCTTGCGCCGTGTTCGTGAGCCAGTGCGGCCAGCTCGCGGACGGGAAGAATTTCGCCGGTGACGTTGGAGGCGCCCGTGACGGCCAGCAGGCTGATGTCACCCCGCCGCAGCTCGGACCGCAGGTTCTCCAGGGTGGCCCTGAGCGTCGGAGCGGCAACAACACTCCGGTGCGGCACACCCTGCCACGGGAGCAGGTTGGCATGGTGTTCGATGTCGAGGTACAGCACTTCGCCGGTGTGGCGGCCGTCGGACACCGGCAGGCACCCGGCCAGCAGGTTCAGTGAGTCCGTGGTGTTCCGGGTGAAGATGACGGAATCGTCTGCCCTGCCGCCCACAAACCCGCGGACGATGTCCCGGGCATTTTCGTACACCGACGTGCTGATCTGCGAGGCATAGCCCGCGCCGCGGTGCACGCTGGCGTAGTACGGCAGGATCTCGTTGAGGTAGGCCGAGACAACGGACAGCGCCGGGGCCGATGCGCCGTAGTCCAGGTTCGCGTAACGGACGTGCCCGCCCTGGATCAGCGGAGCCTGGATCTCTGCGCCGGTAACGGCTGAGAGGGGGCGCTGGGCGACGGTGAACCGCGGGTCCAGACGGCCTGCAGCGGACGTGGTTGCGGCGTTTGCGGGGAAAGTGGCAGTAGTCATGGGGACCTCACTGTAAAGGGACCCCGCACTCCGGGGATCCGCGCTTGCCGGGTCCGTTCCGGACCGGCCTGGTCGTCACCCGGGGCACCCCACCGCGAATGGAGGGTTGCCGGCCAGCAAACCGGGGTTTAGCGCTGGCACTCGTGACCTGTTTCGAGATTAGGACATTCACCGCGGAGCGGGAAAGTCGCGGCAATTATTAAGCTCTTTGTTACGCGCGTCGGAAGAAGGGGGATAGCGCCGAATAAAACGACGGCGGACACCCCCTAAGGAGGGAATCCGCCGTCGTTTATTCGGCAACCGGTTGATGTGCCCGCGGGTGATGCGCCCGGTCCGGAACCGCTTGGCGGCGGGCCGGGCACCGGGCCGGGTCGCGCGTCAGAGGAGGTCGTCGAGTTCCGGGTTCAGCCGCTTGAGGACCTCGGAATGAAGGATTGAATTGGTGGCCAGGGCGTTTCCGCCGAAGGGGCCGTCCACTCCTTCCAGCGAGGTGAAGCGTCCGCCGGCTTCGGTGACAATCGGCACGAGCGCCGCCATGTCGTAGAGGTTCAGTTCCGGCTCGCAGGCGATGTCCACCGACCCCTCGGCCACCATGCAGTAGGACCAGAAGTCACCGTAGGCGCGGGTCCGCCAGACTTCCTCAGTGAGTCCCAGGAACTCGTCCAGGTTGCCCCGTTCCTTCCAGCCGCCCAGGCTTGAATAGGAGAGGGAAGCGTCGGAAAGTTTGGACACGTTCGAAACCTTGAGGCGGGTGGCGGCAGCAAGCGATCGTCCCATGTAGGCGCCTGCGCCTTTCGCCGCCCACCAGCGCTTGCCCAGCGCCGGCGCGCTGACCAGCCCGACCACCGGCTCACCTTCATCCACGAGGGCGATCAGGGTGGCCCACACCGGCACGCCGCGGACGAAGTTCTTGGTGCCGTCGATCGGATCGATGATCCAGCGGCGGGAACCATGTCCGGAACTGCCGAACTCTTCGCCGAGGACGGCATCTCGCGGACGGGAACGGGAGAGCTGGCCGCGGATGGACTCTTCAGCTGCCTTGTCAGCATCCGTTACCGGCGTAAGATCCGGTTTGGTTTCAATCTGAAGATCCAGCGCCTTGAAGCGGCTCATGGTCTGGGAGTCAACAGAGTCGGCCAGGACATGGGCGAGGCGCAGGTCATCGTTGTAGCTCGAAGCGGGTTGGGTCATGGTTCCAAACTACCGTCTCTGCAGCCGGCGGGCCGGGATGTCACGAAACGATGCCGAGTTCCTTGGCGTCCTGCGCTTCCATCCGGGGGTCGGTGCCGAGCAGCCGCCGAAGGGACGCCAGGCGTGCCGCGCCGGACGGGCCGGCGTGTCCTTCGGCCACCCAGGCGTCCACGCCGCAGTTGACGGCGGAGGCATCGTGCTTGCAGCCGCGTTCACAGGCATCCGTGCCGGGTTCGAGATCGGGGAACGAACGCAGGATGCGGTCCGGATCCACGTGGGCAAGGCCGAAAGACCGGATGCCGGGCGTGTCAATGATCCAGCTACCGGCGGGCGCGTCACTGATCCGCAGGGCAAGCGCGGACGACGACGTGTGCCGTCCCCTCCCGGTGACGGCGTTGACGCCTCCCGTGGCCCGCTCAGCACCCGTCAGGGCATTGACCATGGTGGACTTCCCTACACCGGAATGGCCGAGCATCACGGTGACCTTGCCGTCGAGGTGGGCCCGCAGCTGCGAGACGGCGTCACTGTCCAGGCGGGCCGAGAGCCCGTCATCCGAGCGTGCATCGATTCCGGAGGCCGCGGCGTCCGCAGTTCGGCTGATGATCACCGGAAAATCCAAGTGCCGGTAGTTGGACAGGAGCTCCGTGGGATCCTTGACGTCCGCTTTGGTGACCAGCAGCAACGGCTCAATCCCGGCATCGTACGCCGCCACCAGGGCCCGGTCAATGAAGCCGGTGCGCGGTTCCGGATTGGCGGCGGCAACCACCACCACAAGCTGGTCCGCATTCGCGACCACTGCCCGCTCGATGGGGTCCGTGTCATCGGCGCTGCGCCGCAGCAGCGTGCGGCGGTCCTGGATCTTCACGAGCCGCGCAAGGGTGTCCGGGGCCCCCGAAACATCTCCCACCAGGGAGACGAAGTCCCCGGCCACCACAGGCGAACGGCGCAGTTCACGGGCGCGCGCGGCAATCACCGTGCGCTCGTTCCCGCTGTCCTCGCCCACCACTGCCGTATAGCGCCCGCGGTCCACCGTAATGATCCTGCCGGTCACGGCGTCGTCGTGGCTGGGGCGGTCCTTGGTCCGGGGACGGGAGCCTTTCTTGTTGGGACGGATCCGGATATCGGACTCGTCCCAGGAACCGGTGCTACGCCCCACGGGCCTGTTCCGTCTGCCGGCCCGGCTGTTGTGTGAGCATGGCTTCCCACAGTTGCGGAAAGTCCGGCATCGTCTTGGACGTGGTGCCGATGTCTTCCACCTCCACGCCGGGAACGGCAAGGCCCAGGATGGCCCCTGCGGTGGCCATGCGATGGTCCGCGTAGCTGTGCACGACGCCGCCGTGGAGCTTGGCGGGCCGGATCACCAGGCCGTCGGAGGTTTCCTCGGCGTCCCCGCCGAGGCGGTTGATCTCCGTGACGAGTGCCGCGAGCCGGTCCGTCTCGTGGCCGCGGAGGTGCGCGATGCCGGTGAGCCGCGACGGACCCGTGGCCAAGGCGCACAGTGCGGCTACTGTCGGTGCAAGTTCGCTGGTGTCGGCAAAGTCCGCACCCGTGATTTCGGGCCCGCCGGTAACGGTGAGTGTGCCGTCGTCCAGCGTGACCGTGGCGCCCATTGAAGTCAGGATGCTGCGCCAAAGGTTGCCCACCTGCGTGGTGGGGGAGGGCCAGTTGGGAATACGGACCGTGCCCCGGGTCGCCAGCGCGGCGGCGAGGAACGGCCCGGCATTCGACAGGTCCTGCTCGATGCGGCGATCGAAGGCCCGGATGGGACCCGGCGCGACGACCCAGTGATTCGGGACGGAATCGTCGACGGACACCCCAACTTCCCTCAGGACGGCGACGGTCATGTTGATGTGGTCCAGGCTGGGGACCGGCTTGCCCACGTGCTCAAGGTGCAGGCCCTCGGTGAAACGCGCGCCCACCAGGAGCAGCGCCGACACGAACTGCGAGGAGGCGCTTGCATCGATCACAAGGTGGCCGCCCCGAACCTGGCCAGTGCCCGCCACTGCGAAGGGAAGTGCCGACGGACGTGCCCCGTCCGCAGCGCGGACGTCAACGCCGAGGGCGGCCAGTGCCTCGATGATGGTGCCCATAGGACGCTTGCGGGCGTGCGGGTCGCCGTCGAAGACTGTCGCCCCGTTGCGGAGCGCAGCTAGCGGCGGAACAAAGCGCATGACTGTTCCGGCGAGTCCGCAGTCGATGGCGGCGTCGGCCGCCGCGGCGTCGGAGCTGAGGGGGCTGACCTCAAGGTCGGGCCCGAACGAGCCGTCGCCGGGAACTTCCCTGATGCCTGCTCCCAGTTGCCGGAGGGCCTGGATCATGAGGGCCGAGTCGCGCGAATGAAGGGGTGCTCGCAGACGGGACGGGCCGTCGGCCAGGGCCGCAAGAACCAGATACCTGTTGGTGAGGGACTTGGATCCCGGGACGGTGACCGTGGCGTCGACCGGCGCGCCGGCGAAAGGTGCCGGCCAGTGCGGCACGTCGGCAACGGGTCCTGAGGTAGTCGACGCGGTGGGGGCGGTGCCTGTCATTCGTGCCTATGCTTTCACTGCGTGGTCCACGGCCTTGCGGACAGCCTTGTCGGCCTTCTTGAGCTTCTTGGTGGTGGTCTTCCGTGCGTCAGCGGCCAGGTGGCTGGCACCCTTGCGGGCATCGGCAGCCAGGTGCTCAGCCCGCCAGGCAAGGCTCGGCTTGCCCGCGGTGTCGACGGATGCAAGCAGCACCCCGCCGGTGAGGGTGACATTCTTCAGCAGCTGCGTGCGCCGCGCGTCCCGGCCTTCCTTGGTGGTGATGTCCGCGCTGCGCCACTCGACAAAGGCGTTCAGCGCTGAAATGACCGCCAGGACGGAGGCAGCGAGCCGTGCCGACTTGCCCAGGGCGAAGAGCACTCCGGCGCCCACCTGGGTGCCGCCGATGACGCGGGCCAGGACCTTTTCGTTCGTGGTGAAGGGAAGGGATTCCGCTGCCCGGCGCAGCAGGGGGGACAGCTGCGTCGCAGTGTCATCCGCGTTCTTGAGCT
Protein-coding regions in this window:
- a CDS encoding DoxX family protein, translating into MSFVRILARPMLASSFVLAGLDKLKNADDTATQLSPLLRRAAESLPFTTNEKVLARVIGGTQVGAGVLFALGKSARLAASVLAVISALNAFVEWRSADITTKEGRDARRTQLLKNVTLTGGVLLASVDTAGKPSLAWRAEHLAADARKGASHLAADARKTTTKKLKKADKAVRKAVDHAVKA
- the hisN gene encoding histidinol-phosphatase — protein: MTQPASSYNDDLRLAHVLADSVDSQTMSRFKALDLQIETKPDLTPVTDADKAAEESIRGQLSRSRPRDAVLGEEFGSSGHGSRRWIIDPIDGTKNFVRGVPVWATLIALVDEGEPVVGLVSAPALGKRWWAAKGAGAYMGRSLAAATRLKVSNVSKLSDASLSYSSLGGWKERGNLDEFLGLTEEVWRTRAYGDFWSYCMVAEGSVDIACEPELNLYDMAALVPIVTEAGGRFTSLEGVDGPFGGNALATNSILHSEVLKRLNPELDDLL
- the aroA gene encoding 3-phosphoshikimate 1-carboxyvinyltransferase; this translates as MTGTAPTASTTSGPVADVPHWPAPFAGAPVDATVTVPGSKSLTNRYLVLAALADGPSRLRAPLHSRDSALMIQALRQLGAGIREVPGDGSFGPDLEVSPLSSDAAAADAAIDCGLAGTVMRFVPPLAALRNGATVFDGDPHARKRPMGTIIEALAALGVDVRAADGARPSALPFAVAGTGQVRGGHLVIDASASSQFVSALLLVGARFTEGLHLEHVGKPVPSLDHINMTVAVLREVGVSVDDSVPNHWVVAPGPIRAFDRRIEQDLSNAGPFLAAALATRGTVRIPNWPSPTTQVGNLWRSILTSMGATVTLDDGTLTVTGGPEITGADFADTSELAPTVAALCALATGPSRLTGIAHLRGHETDRLAALVTEINRLGGDAEETSDGLVIRPAKLHGGVVHSYADHRMATAGAILGLAVPGVEVEDIGTTSKTMPDFPQLWEAMLTQQPGRQTEQARGA
- a CDS encoding class I SAM-dependent methyltransferase — encoded protein: MARGGPKLHHQRRYELGRSFQDGGEHYDRVRPGYPADSVDWLLRSVGGIGGASGAADIGAGTGKYTALLVQRGLNVTAVDPSPDMLAQLRLALPGVPATEGTAESTGLPDAAFDVVTVAQAWHWCDPRLASTELSRILRPGGVLGLIWNQLDTSVPWVHRLSRIMHAGDVHKPDFRPAIGPEFAGLESHLTRWEDPVTTEDIVELAKSRSYYLAAGESIRAKVRANLDWYLHEHLAHSAGDVIGLPYLTQTWRAFKA
- a CDS encoding metal-dependent transcriptional regulator is translated as MKTGAPSSSIEDYVKVIYSFTEWQDKPITSSQLALRLGVANSSVSEMVRKLKDQGLVDHKPYSAITLTSDGVRLALSMVRRHRLIETYLVQELGYSWDEVHDEAELLEHAVSDTFIERMAGKLGNPLRDPHGDPIPAADGTVHMPNAHRMSELDEGHKGRITRISDDNPELLRYLSAQEIDLDADIEVLGRKPFGGALVVRIGSAGADREFDLADEVSSALWVYSESRHAGCRLADG
- a CDS encoding CrcB family protein, producing the protein MSAASNPDWRAWAAVAAGALAGTELRYGLGLLFPDAAGAIPWTTLVINVCGSFVLASLTTLWIARPRTAFWLRAGIGPGLLGSFTTFSAVVFSVDQQARSGQHVTWLIYLALSLVLGLAAAAAGWKAGKALSDRTGGAS
- a CDS encoding aminotransferase class V-fold PLP-dependent enzyme, with translation MTTATFPANAATTSAAGRLDPRFTVAQRPLSAVTGAEIQAPLIQGGHVRYANLDYGASAPALSVVSAYLNEILPYYASVHRGAGYASQISTSVYENARDIVRGFVGGRADDSVIFTRNTTDSLNLLAGCLPVSDGRHTGEVLYLDIEHHANLLPWQGVPHRSVVAAPTLRATLENLRSELRRGDISLLAVTGASNVTGEILPVRELAALAHEHGARIVVDAAQLAPHRRIDIAADDVDYLAFSGHKLYAPFGSGVLVGRPDWLDAGTPHLAGGGAVREARLDSVSWTTGPARHEGGSPNVLGAATLARATQVIGALDQDLWHAHETAIRSFLVEGLRKIDGVTVHQIFSDTDQATDTIGVVNFSVAGYDAGLVAAYLSAEHGVGLRDGRFCAHPLLKRLGLPSGSLRASFGVGSRLEDAQRLLAGVEELRRTGLGWDYVVDSGRWVPANDTRSYPDWAPNTPGTAGAAPCTED
- a CDS encoding CrcB family protein, with the translated sequence MTALLVGIFGVAGGLLRFAIDTWFAHRAGTRRHWPWATLVVNVVGSLVIGLSVGVTGRLGLGEEWHAAIATGLAGGLTTFSSWTTATIRLVSEVRYLAAALNVAVNLVAGLSAAAVGIALAG
- the smpB gene encoding SsrA-binding protein SmpB — protein: MPKESGRKVVATNRKARHDYHVLDTYEAGIALMGTEVKSLREGHASMVDGFCTFYNDELWMEGIHIPEYNQGSWTNHSARRRRKLLLHREELTKISHKIRESGFTIVPLQLYFLDGKAKVEIGVARGKKEYDKRQTLREQQDKREALRVMRERNRG
- a CDS encoding ribosome small subunit-dependent GTPase A translates to MGRSTGSWDESDIRIRPNKKGSRPRTKDRPSHDDAVTGRIITVDRGRYTAVVGEDSGNERTVIAARARELRRSPVVAGDFVSLVGDVSGAPDTLARLVKIQDRRTLLRRSADDTDPIERAVVANADQLVVVVAAANPEPRTGFIDRALVAAYDAGIEPLLLVTKADVKDPTELLSNYRHLDFPVIISRTADAAASGIDARSDDGLSARLDSDAVSQLRAHLDGKVTVMLGHSGVGKSTMVNALTGAERATGGVNAVTGRGRHTSSSALALRISDAPAGSWIIDTPGIRSFGLAHVDPDRILRSFPDLEPGTDACERGCKHDASAVNCGVDAWVAEGHAGPSGAARLASLRRLLGTDPRMEAQDAKELGIVS